In a genomic window of Chrysemys picta bellii isolate R12L10 chromosome 1, ASM1138683v2, whole genome shotgun sequence:
- the SNRPF gene encoding small nuclear ribonucleoprotein F: MSLPLNPKPFLNGLTGKPVMVKLKWGMEYKGYLVSVDGYMNMQLANTEEYIDGALSGHLGEVLIRCNNVLYIRGVEEEEEDGEMRE; this comes from the exons ATG AGCTTGCCCCTGAACCCCAAGCCCTTCCTGAACGGGCTGACGGGGAAGCCGGTGATGGTGAAGCTGAAGTGGGGGATGGAGTACAAGGGCTACCTGGTGTCTGTCGACGGCTACATGAACATGCAG CTTGCAAACACAGAAGAATACATAGATGGTGCATTGTCAGGACACCTTGGTGAAGTTTTGATAAG ATGTAACAACGTCCTGTACATCAGAGgagtagaagaagaagaagaagatggagAAATGAGAGAATAA